The Halomicronema hongdechloris C2206 genome includes a window with the following:
- the ndhK gene encoding photosynthetic/respiratory NAD(P)H-quinone oxidoreductase subunit K, giving the protein MIAPDERISSPAAPPAVTQDLSENIILTTVDDLYNWSRLSSLFPLMYGTACCFIEFAALIGSRFDFDRFGLLPRASPRQADLIITAGTITMKMAPAVVRLYEQMPDPKYVMAMGACTITGGMFSSDSTTAVRGVDKLIPVDVYIPGCPPRPEAIIDAIVKLRKKVANESMQERAQMEQTHRYYTTAHNLKPVPPILTGQYVQAEGRQAPPQELGAATGMPVSPSLTESQQQEDTVDNG; this is encoded by the coding sequence ATGATAGCGCCTGATGAACGCATCAGTAGTCCTGCGGCTCCACCTGCCGTGACCCAGGATCTCTCAGAAAACATCATCTTGACCACGGTCGACGATTTATACAATTGGAGCCGCCTTTCCAGTCTATTCCCGCTGATGTACGGCACGGCCTGTTGCTTCATCGAGTTTGCCGCCCTGATCGGCTCTCGATTTGACTTTGACCGGTTTGGTTTGCTACCGCGCGCTAGCCCACGGCAGGCTGATTTAATCATCACCGCTGGCACTATCACCATGAAAATGGCGCCGGCCGTAGTGCGTCTGTATGAGCAGATGCCAGACCCCAAGTATGTTATGGCCATGGGAGCCTGCACGATTACCGGCGGTATGTTCAGCAGTGATTCAACGACAGCGGTACGGGGAGTAGATAAGCTCATTCCCGTAGACGTCTACATTCCTGGCTGCCCACCCCGACCCGAGGCCATCATTGATGCCATCGTCAAGTTGCGCAAGAAAGTGGCCAATGAATCGATGCAAGAGCGGGCCCAGATGGAACAAACCCATCGCTATTACACCACCGCTCACAATTTGAAGCCAGTACCGCCCATCTTGACGGGACAGTATGTTCAGGCTGAAGGCCGCCAGGCTCCACCGCAGGAACTGGGGGCCGCTACAGGCATGCCAGTATCGCCGTCTTTAACAGAGTCACAGCAGCAGGAGGACACTGTCGACAATGGCTGA
- the ndhC gene encoding photosynthetic/respiratory NAD(P)H-quinone oxidoreductase subunit C produces the protein MFVLNGYEYFLVFLLFCSLVPILALTASWLLRPKGRGVERRTTYESGMEPIGGAWIQFNIRYYMFALVFVVFDVETVFLYPWAVAFHRLGLLAFVEALIFIAILVVALVYAWRKGALEWS, from the coding sequence GTGTTTGTCTTAAACGGATACGAATATTTTCTGGTTTTCCTGCTGTTCTGCAGTCTGGTGCCTATCTTGGCTTTGACGGCCTCGTGGCTGTTGCGCCCCAAAGGTCGCGGGGTAGAGCGGCGAACCACCTACGAATCTGGCATGGAGCCCATCGGCGGTGCTTGGATTCAGTTCAACATTCGCTACTACATGTTCGCCCTGGTCTTCGTCGTCTTTGACGTCGAGACTGTCTTTCTCTACCCCTGGGCCGTGGCCTTCCATCGCTTAGGGCTACTTGCTTTCGTAGAAGCACTCATCTTCATTGCCATCTTGGTGGTTGCTCTCGTGTATGCCTGGCGAAAAGGAGCATTGGAATGGTCATGA
- a CDS encoding rubredoxin codes for MDATPEQAVSENAEPRELDHYECRSCGYVYEPEKGDNRSNVPAGTLFSELPEGWRCPICGAPKRQFSNIGPAGSPSGFKENLGYGLGVNTLSPRQKNALIFGALALGFLFFMSLYGLR; via the coding sequence ATGGATGCGACTCCTGAGCAGGCGGTGTCTGAGAACGCTGAGCCTAGAGAGTTAGACCACTATGAGTGTCGCAGTTGCGGCTATGTCTATGAGCCTGAGAAGGGAGATAACCGGTCGAATGTTCCGGCGGGTACCTTGTTCAGTGAGTTACCTGAAGGCTGGCGTTGCCCAATCTGCGGGGCTCCCAAGCGGCAATTCAGCAATATCGGTCCGGCAGGCTCCCCCTCTGGCTTCAAGGAAAACCTGGGCTATGGGCTAGGGGTGAATACTCTGAGCCCCCGTCAGAAAAACGCGTTGATCTTTGGTGCCCTGGCCTTAGGGTTTTTGTTTTTCATGAGTCTCTATGGGCTTCGATGA
- a CDS encoding photosynthesis system II assembly factor Ycf48 — MRALVTRLKQGLALVAIALFAASCSNYLLPNLEENPWDILSLPTDATFNDIAFTDTDPNHGWLVGTGNTLMETQDGGNTWAPKTLDLDQKYRLTSVSFSGTEGWVTGQPSLLLHTTDGGASWERIPLSEKLPGKPFLITALGRQSAEMATDVGAIYRTEDNGETWQALVEGAVGVVRNMNRSADGHYVAVSSRGNFYSTWQPGEREWHPHNRQNSRRLQNMGFDRDGHLWLLARGGQIQFAESGGVEDFEDPINPELVTSWGLLDIAYRTPDELWVSGGSGNLLCSFDGGKTWYRDESVEDVPSNLYRIVFTDANRGFVLGQRGYLLKYADTTETA, encoded by the coding sequence ATGCGTGCGTTGGTCACCAGATTAAAGCAGGGATTGGCTCTAGTTGCGATCGCACTTTTCGCAGCCAGCTGTAGCAACTACCTGCTTCCCAACTTAGAGGAAAACCCCTGGGACATTTTGTCCCTTCCCACCGATGCCACCTTTAATGACATTGCCTTTACCGACACCGATCCGAATCATGGCTGGCTGGTAGGTACCGGCAATACCCTGATGGAAACACAAGATGGTGGCAACACCTGGGCACCAAAAACCCTAGACTTAGACCAAAAGTACCGTCTTACCTCGGTGAGTTTCTCAGGCACTGAGGGATGGGTAACCGGTCAGCCCTCACTATTGCTACATACCACTGATGGCGGCGCTAGCTGGGAACGGATTCCCCTGAGTGAAAAACTACCCGGCAAGCCATTTCTCATTACCGCTTTAGGCCGCCAATCTGCCGAGATGGCCACTGATGTCGGCGCCATCTACCGCACAGAAGACAACGGCGAAACTTGGCAAGCCCTAGTAGAAGGGGCTGTAGGAGTTGTGCGCAATATGAATCGCTCTGCTGACGGGCACTACGTGGCAGTCTCCTCCCGAGGTAACTTCTACTCCACCTGGCAACCTGGAGAGCGTGAGTGGCACCCCCACAATCGCCAAAATTCACGACGGCTGCAGAACATGGGCTTCGATCGGGATGGCCACCTTTGGTTGTTGGCTCGGGGCGGGCAGATCCAATTTGCTGAATCTGGAGGAGTCGAAGACTTCGAAGACCCAATTAACCCTGAGCTTGTCACTAGCTGGGGGCTGCTGGATATCGCCTACCGCACCCCCGATGAGCTCTGGGTATCGGGCGGCAGTGGCAATCTGCTCTGCAGTTTTGATGGTGGCAAAACCTGGTATCGGGATGAATCTGTCGAAGATGTGCCATCCAATCTGTATCGCATTGTGTTCACCGACGCTAATCGCGGCTTCGTCCTAGGACAACGAGGCTATTTACTGAAATATGCCGACACCACTGAAACTGCTTGA
- the psbE gene encoding cytochrome b559 subunit alpha — protein MAGTTGERPFADIITSVRYWVIHSITIPALFIAGWLFVSTGLAYDAFGTPRPNEYYPKNQMELPVVSDRYEADQQINTFTGQ, from the coding sequence ATGGCAGGTACAACTGGAGAACGTCCATTTGCTGACATTATTACCAGTGTTCGTTACTGGGTGATTCACAGCATCACCATTCCGGCATTGTTTATTGCTGGTTGGTTGTTCGTTAGCACCGGCCTTGCCTATGATGCCTTTGGCACCCCTCGGCCTAACGAGTACTATCCAAAGAACCAGATGGAGCTGCCAGTGGTCTCAGACCGCTACGAAGCCGATCAGCAAATTAACACCTTTACGGGCCAGTAA
- the psbF gene encoding cytochrome b559 subunit beta: MQSNSPNEPVTYPIFTVRWLSVHALAIPTVFFLGAIAAMQFIQR, translated from the coding sequence ATGCAAAGTAACTCTCCCAACGAACCGGTTACCTATCCCATTTTCACAGTTCGGTGGCTGTCGGTTCATGCCCTAGCTATCCCGACTGTATTCTTCCTCGGTGCGATTGCCGCCATGCAGTTTATTCAGCGATAG
- a CDS encoding photosystem II reaction center protein L, translating into MVERTPNPNKQPVELNRTSLYLGLLLIFVLGFLFSSYFFN; encoded by the coding sequence ATCGTGGAGCGGACACCAAACCCTAATAAGCAACCAGTCGAACTAAATCGAACGTCGTTGTACCTGGGATTGCTTCTCATATTTGTGCTGGGATTTTTGTTTTCCAGCTATTTCTTCAACTAG
- a CDS encoding photosystem II reaction center protein J: MLQSGRIPLWLVGTIAGTGILVVVGLYFYGAYVGVGSAM, from the coding sequence ATGTTGCAAAGCGGTCGAATTCCTCTGTGGCTAGTCGGGACAATTGCTGGCACAGGCATTCTCGTTGTCGTCGGGTTGTATTTCTACGGAGCTTATGTAGGCGTTGGCTCCGCCATGTAG
- a CDS encoding metallophosphoesterase family protein produces MAKREDLTLLVAGLLLVLTTALLVTMYPRLSPRIQTEETPAVSSGLLTDPFLQNPTPTSVRVVWFTEFAGRDHAVVAGSGLPQGEPEQWRAIATTTQLSRMREDSDSQVTLADVTVADLKAPIHRPIWRHEAELTGLPTGQRIPYRVISLREDGELIRSELFTLSAAPAAGQPLTILLTSDHQLKPMTPANLQQVAETAGQVDAIFMAGDLVNIPDRASEWFDDNQGYAFFPCLQGRAHYALTHADQTTLYRGGELIQHAPLFPAIGNHEVMGRYSMATSLGEQFNDPVPRSAAIQLYQDHAEVFNPTDSEPLRRQWIVDNSFNSDTYEEIFSLPRSTVPNPDRPEQTSRYYAVTFGDVRLISLYVTRIWRQPDVGFNTRGRYRERAADLHNPGAWGHGNHIFEPITPGSWQYQWLQRELASDAFRQAKYKIVMLHHPPHSLGDNVVPPFTEPVRRFDRQDNGQLQAIRYEYPRQDDYLGRDLMPLLEQAGVNLVLYGHSHIWNRFVSPGGMHFLETSNVGNTYGAYWQEQQRQIPPAEANGDLRYGYRQDYYAASGDPNGLRPQIPTVAPLTNEQGDPLPYIASNDITAFSLLDTESGTVSSYYFDTRAPESEVVKFDEFSLGTSSASNETSVVSPE; encoded by the coding sequence ATGGCAAAGCGTGAAGATTTAACCTTGCTGGTAGCAGGGTTACTACTGGTGTTAACGACAGCCCTACTAGTAACGATGTATCCTAGGCTGTCACCCCGAATCCAAACTGAGGAGACACCTGCCGTGAGCAGCGGCTTACTCACCGATCCCTTCCTGCAAAATCCCACGCCCACATCGGTGCGGGTGGTCTGGTTCACCGAGTTTGCCGGTCGCGACCACGCGGTTGTCGCTGGCTCGGGACTTCCCCAAGGCGAGCCCGAACAATGGCGCGCCATTGCTACCACCACCCAACTCAGCCGGATGCGGGAAGACAGCGACTCCCAGGTCACTCTAGCGGATGTGACAGTGGCTGATTTAAAGGCTCCCATCCATCGGCCCATCTGGCGCCATGAAGCTGAACTCACCGGCCTACCAACCGGTCAACGCATTCCTTATCGAGTCATCAGCCTGAGGGAAGACGGCGAATTAATCCGCAGTGAGCTCTTTACCCTCAGCGCCGCCCCTGCGGCTGGCCAACCCCTGACCATTCTCTTAACTTCTGATCACCAGCTCAAACCCATGACCCCAGCCAACCTGCAGCAGGTGGCCGAGACGGCCGGGCAAGTCGATGCCATCTTTATGGCCGGGGATTTAGTCAACATCCCCGATCGAGCCTCGGAATGGTTCGATGACAATCAGGGGTATGCCTTCTTTCCCTGCCTACAGGGACGAGCCCACTATGCACTGACCCACGCGGATCAAACGACGCTTTACCGAGGCGGGGAATTAATTCAGCATGCTCCCCTATTCCCAGCCATCGGCAACCACGAGGTCATGGGCCGCTACTCCATGGCCACGTCTCTGGGAGAGCAGTTCAACGATCCCGTGCCGCGCTCTGCCGCCATTCAGCTCTATCAAGACCACGCCGAGGTCTTCAATCCTACCGATTCGGAACCACTACGACGCCAGTGGATTGTCGATAATTCCTTCAACAGCGACACCTATGAAGAGATCTTCAGCCTGCCCCGCAGCACCGTTCCCAACCCTGATCGCCCTGAGCAAACCTCCCGTTACTATGCCGTCACCTTCGGCGACGTGCGGCTAATCTCCCTTTACGTTACTCGCATCTGGCGCCAGCCAGACGTGGGCTTCAATACTCGAGGACGCTATCGAGAACGGGCCGCCGATCTCCACAACCCTGGGGCTTGGGGCCACGGCAATCACATCTTTGAGCCGATTACGCCAGGAAGCTGGCAGTATCAATGGTTGCAGCGAGAGCTAGCGAGCGACGCCTTTCGCCAAGCCAAATACAAAATCGTCATGCTGCACCATCCCCCCCATTCCCTGGGAGACAACGTCGTTCCTCCCTTCACAGAGCCAGTTCGCCGCTTCGACCGCCAGGATAACGGCCAATTGCAAGCCATCCGCTACGAATATCCCCGCCAAGATGATTATTTAGGGCGAGATTTGATGCCGCTGTTGGAACAAGCCGGAGTGAATCTGGTGCTCTACGGTCATTCCCATATTTGGAATCGTTTTGTTAGCCCTGGTGGGATGCATTTCTTGGAAACCTCCAATGTGGGCAACACCTATGGCGCCTACTGGCAAGAGCAGCAACGCCAGATACCACCTGCTGAGGCCAATGGAGATTTACGCTATGGCTATCGCCAGGACTACTATGCCGCCAGTGGCGATCCCAATGGGTTACGCCCCCAGATTCCTACCGTGGCCCCCCTAACCAATGAGCAGGGAGATCCCTTACCTTATATCGCCAGTAATGACATCACCGCCTTTAGCCTGCTAGACACCGAGAGCGGTACTGTTAGCAGCTATTACTTCGATACCCGTGCTCCAGAGAGCGAAGTGGTTAAATTCGATGAGTTTTCCCTAGGGACCTCATCGGCATCCAACGAGACATCAGTGGTTTCTCCCGAGTAA
- a CDS encoding energy transducer TonB has product MAYALDHCLDTPPATAYVGVVLDSQGNLQSDLAILSSSGYAILDEAARATIQQHDFSPPAELTAYSIEVEIENYPDDCPERT; this is encoded by the coding sequence ATGGCCTATGCCCTAGACCACTGCCTGGATACTCCTCCAGCCACTGCCTATGTGGGCGTCGTCCTAGACTCCCAGGGGAACCTTCAGAGTGATTTGGCGATATTGTCCAGCAGCGGCTATGCCATCTTGGATGAAGCCGCCCGGGCAACCATTCAGCAACATGATTTCTCCCCCCCCGCAGAACTGACCGCCTACTCGATAGAGGTGGAGATAGAGAACTATCCTGACGACTGTCCAGAGAGGACCTGA
- the dinB gene encoding DNA polymerase IV — MGNLRKIIHIDMDAFYASVEQRDTPAYQGRPLVVGGRPEQRGVVAAASYEARRFGIHAAMPSRTAQQCCPQVIFVKPRFDVYRQVSRQIHGIFRRYSDLIEPLALDEAYLDVTANKRHLPSAQATAQAIKRAIYQETGLTASAGVAMNKFLAKIASGHQKPDGLTLITPGQALAFVATLAIERFHGIGQVTATKMHGLGIYTGADLQQWSEAELVRHFGKVGRWYYQLARAADPRPVNPSRVRKSIGVERSFARDLETLAQLQQALAPLAEQVASRLKQRQRCGYTLTLKLKYADYRQITRSYTRSTPFETSAEIHAQATQLLIAHWQQQHRVRLLGIAIANLQPVSPYTQLSLDLTLETTSQVLSGQSSG, encoded by the coding sequence ATGGGCAATCTGCGCAAGATCATTCATATCGACATGGATGCCTTCTATGCCTCGGTAGAGCAACGGGATACCCCAGCCTACCAAGGACGGCCCCTTGTGGTCGGGGGACGCCCTGAGCAACGGGGGGTCGTGGCTGCTGCCAGCTACGAGGCCCGACGCTTTGGCATCCATGCCGCCATGCCCAGCCGCACTGCCCAGCAATGTTGCCCGCAGGTAATCTTCGTCAAACCCCGCTTCGACGTCTATCGCCAGGTGTCCCGGCAGATCCATGGGATTTTTCGTCGCTACAGCGATTTAATCGAGCCCCTGGCCCTGGATGAGGCCTATCTGGATGTGACGGCCAATAAGCGCCATCTACCCTCGGCCCAGGCCACGGCCCAAGCTATTAAACGGGCAATTTACCAAGAGACGGGCCTGACTGCTTCCGCCGGCGTGGCGATGAATAAGTTCTTGGCTAAGATTGCCTCCGGACATCAAAAACCCGATGGTCTCACCCTGATTACCCCAGGCCAGGCCCTAGCCTTTGTGGCCACTTTGGCGATTGAGCGATTCCATGGCATTGGCCAGGTCACGGCTACTAAGATGCATGGCCTGGGCATTTATACCGGGGCCGATTTACAGCAATGGTCAGAGGCCGAGTTGGTGCGTCACTTTGGTAAAGTCGGTCGCTGGTACTATCAGTTGGCGCGAGCGGCAGATCCGCGACCGGTTAATCCCAGCCGGGTGCGCAAGTCGATCGGGGTAGAACGGTCCTTTGCTCGGGATTTAGAAACCCTGGCTCAGCTGCAGCAGGCATTGGCACCCTTGGCGGAGCAGGTGGCCAGCCGGCTAAAACAACGACAACGCTGTGGCTATACGCTGACGCTGAAACTGAAATACGCCGACTATCGCCAGATTACCCGCAGTTATACCCGCTCGACTCCCTTTGAGACCAGTGCTGAGATTCATGCCCAGGCTACCCAGCTATTGATTGCCCATTGGCAGCAGCAACATCGGGTACGGCTGCTGGGCATTGCGATCGCAAATCTACAGCCCGTTTCTCCCTATACCCAGTTGAGCTTGGATCTAACCCTTGAGACTACCTCTCAGGTCCTCTCTGGACAGTCGTCAGGATAG
- a CDS encoding antibiotic biosynthesis monooxygenase → MTEFLDFLKHKYAYVAIGEFKPGCFSEARQLYEKAVSTYDHGFKGAYLLQEPGTDRGIAIILWENVEDMEAHESEVYEQALAKISHLFATPPVTTFYEVCSEIGLPDGAKPVGVVDA, encoded by the coding sequence ATGACTGAATTTCTCGACTTTCTCAAGCACAAGTATGCCTATGTCGCCATTGGTGAGTTTAAGCCTGGGTGTTTCTCAGAGGCCCGCCAACTCTATGAAAAAGCGGTGTCTACCTATGACCATGGCTTCAAGGGGGCCTATTTACTGCAGGAACCCGGTACTGATCGAGGCATTGCCATCATCCTCTGGGAAAACGTAGAGGATATGGAAGCCCACGAGAGTGAGGTGTATGAGCAGGCTCTAGCCAAGATCTCCCATCTGTTTGCGACACCACCAGTAACCACCTTCTATGAGGTGTGTAGTGAAATTGGCTTACCTGATGGGGCCAAGCCAGTGGGAGTAGTGGATGCATAG
- the crtA gene encoding cyanoexosortase A codes for MMPTVSTIRLPKVGLLGLSATLVCIYLGLLWRIDDVAHLGMSLLFLVAAGSITWERRQQLQWRCDRIGLIAGGGLLLLTLAISGWLAGQGHPDHLPTGLRRQLFQSLLRLLPFLSTLALACLAAGWHHLRQFWREVAIMAALGIPSILASVTVDISPITARFSTLLLWYGGFQVVRQDLIIALPGGGVEVYAGCSGMESMTYLLGLSVICLIMFPIRGVKAWLTPLLAIALGFIINGIRVALMAVLAATNNTAAFDYWHEGDGSLLFGLFAVLTFGGLYMGLLTLDSSKPAASTQTDPLEFPWDPPPDA; via the coding sequence ATGATGCCTACTGTGTCAACGATTCGCCTGCCCAAAGTGGGACTGTTGGGCCTGAGCGCTACGCTGGTCTGTATTTACCTGGGGCTGCTGTGGCGCATTGATGACGTGGCTCACTTAGGGATGAGTCTATTGTTCTTAGTCGCAGCTGGCTCGATCACTTGGGAGCGCCGACAGCAACTGCAGTGGCGATGCGATCGCATCGGCCTCATAGCCGGAGGCGGTCTACTACTACTGACCCTGGCAATCAGTGGTTGGCTAGCCGGCCAGGGGCATCCTGATCACCTCCCTACTGGACTGCGGCGGCAACTCTTTCAGAGCCTCTTACGGTTGTTACCGTTTCTGTCTACCCTAGCTCTGGCCTGCCTGGCCGCAGGCTGGCATCATCTCCGTCAGTTTTGGCGGGAAGTGGCGATTATGGCTGCCCTCGGCATTCCCAGTATCTTGGCTAGTGTCACCGTAGACATCTCGCCGATCACGGCTCGGTTTTCGACCCTGTTGTTGTGGTACGGCGGTTTCCAGGTGGTGCGCCAAGATCTGATCATCGCCTTGCCTGGGGGCGGGGTAGAGGTCTATGCAGGGTGTTCGGGCATGGAATCCATGACCTATCTGCTAGGGCTATCTGTAATCTGTCTGATTATGTTTCCGATTCGGGGCGTGAAGGCCTGGCTGACTCCTCTGTTGGCCATTGCCTTAGGATTCATCATCAATGGGATTCGGGTGGCCCTGATGGCGGTGTTAGCGGCCACGAACAACACCGCCGCCTTCGACTACTGGCATGAGGGAGACGGGTCTTTGCTGTTTGGACTGTTTGCCGTGCTGACCTTTGGCGGCCTGTATATGGGATTGCTGACCCTAGATAGCAGCAAGCCTGCCGCCTCAACCCAGACCGACCCACTGGAGTTCCCTTGGGACCCTCCCCCTGATGCCTAG
- the hpsJ-A gene encoding HpsJ-like protein, cyanoexosortase A-associated: protein MTKTNKTTPDTEQLTQALKQLWKSRSTMLRSISPLRLAGYGLLLLALFDLAEILIPPVLMNPRWEFQAFGQLIERVPVPLIGVGLIFIGGRDERLPWEVSLLKILSWVTLLVGVLYFLLIPLGVVNTIRIDRQNNAQITTQTNEVRSQIEQAKAQLATVSTPEEMQALLQAAGATQAVPELGDQQDISALKNQFTEAIADNEASLATQAAETRSSRRLGLLEKSIKWNLGALVAGMMYVLIWRSTDWARRATS from the coding sequence ATGACTAAGACTAATAAGACAACGCCAGATACCGAACAGCTGACTCAAGCCCTGAAACAACTCTGGAAATCCCGCAGCACTATGCTGCGCTCAATCTCACCTCTACGGTTGGCGGGCTATGGGTTATTGCTGTTAGCGCTGTTTGACCTAGCGGAAATTTTAATTCCGCCCGTGTTGATGAACCCCCGCTGGGAATTTCAGGCCTTCGGCCAGTTGATTGAGCGAGTTCCCGTGCCGCTGATTGGGGTCGGCCTGATTTTTATCGGCGGTCGGGATGAACGGCTGCCATGGGAGGTCTCTCTGCTCAAAATATTGTCCTGGGTGACGCTACTGGTGGGGGTGCTCTATTTCCTGCTCATTCCCCTGGGGGTGGTCAATACTATCCGCATTGACCGCCAAAATAATGCCCAGATCACGACCCAAACGAATGAAGTGCGATCGCAAATTGAGCAGGCTAAAGCGCAATTGGCGACCGTGAGTACTCCCGAGGAAATGCAGGCATTATTGCAGGCCGCTGGAGCGACCCAGGCAGTGCCTGAGCTAGGAGATCAACAAGATATCTCAGCCCTGAAAAATCAATTTACTGAGGCGATTGCAGACAACGAGGCGTCCCTGGCCACACAGGCCGCAGAAACTCGCTCCTCCCGACGCCTGGGGCTGCTGGAGAAGTCTATCAAGTGGAACCTCGGAGCCCTGGTAGCTGGGATGATGTATGTTCTCATCTGGCGCAGTACTGATTGGGCCCGGCGCGCCACTTCCTAA
- a CDS encoding DUF3747 domain-containing protein: MTSLARLNITALTAVTVGLFGGLGTAIAYNQVQTPRATVTPQLAQTVYGKQEVDQDDFLVVAAPGSRLEPYSLYIIEQISDSRPCWQETGSNPVAVEPLWTTFDFSGICGRASDSNGYSIRVADEDLGGSYLLRIRAIDGDLVLQGIPRLGGRPLTIGRTNGISPTGYTKIILEPGWRITKRTFEGRTLGHNYFTNDLTLAQLIDAQPTPTPTPTPTPTPTPTPTPTPTPTPTPTPTPGPVFPDISGDLYASEIIRATEIGFIAGFQDGTFGPRQPVTREQAVSMIVEALRTRIPNLNVPNQVNSNPFPDVPASRWSAAKIQFAKVNNIVSGDDVGTFRPTANVTRVELMAMIRRTAEFSLRSQGLNTELVPTQTAFQFSDIQGHWGESLITTMSAYCGVATPLNESGTAFAPNQPALRNYASAALVRFYDCGTEAQ; encoded by the coding sequence ATGACATCACTGGCAAGATTAAACATCACTGCACTGACTGCCGTTACCGTTGGCCTATTCGGTGGCTTGGGCACTGCCATCGCCTATAACCAGGTTCAGACCCCGCGGGCGACTGTTACACCTCAATTAGCTCAGACAGTCTATGGTAAGCAGGAAGTTGATCAGGATGATTTTCTGGTAGTGGCCGCTCCTGGTAGCCGTTTAGAGCCCTACAGCTTGTATATCATCGAGCAGATAAGTGATAGCCGTCCCTGCTGGCAGGAAACTGGCAGTAATCCAGTAGCCGTTGAGCCCCTGTGGACCACCTTTGACTTCTCAGGCATCTGTGGTCGGGCCTCTGATAGCAACGGCTATTCTATTCGGGTGGCCGATGAGGATCTGGGAGGGTCTTACCTCTTGCGGATTCGAGCAATAGATGGGGACTTAGTACTACAGGGAATCCCTAGGTTAGGGGGCAGACCGCTGACCATCGGCCGCACCAATGGCATTAGCCCCACTGGCTACACCAAAATCATCCTGGAACCGGGCTGGCGCATTACCAAGCGCACCTTTGAGGGCCGCACCCTAGGCCATAATTACTTCACCAATGATCTCACCCTAGCCCAGTTAATCGACGCACAGCCGACGCCGACGCCAACACCGACGCCGACACCGACGCCGACACCAACTCCCACGCCGACACCAACTCCCACGCCGACACCAACTCCCACGCCCGGTCCCGTATTTCCTGACATCAGTGGCGATCTATACGCCAGCGAAATTATTCGAGCCACTGAAATCGGATTTATCGCTGGCTTCCAGGATGGCACCTTCGGTCCCCGCCAACCTGTCACCCGAGAACAAGCCGTCTCCATGATTGTTGAGGCCCTGCGCACCCGCATCCCGAATCTCAATGTGCCTAACCAGGTCAATAGCAATCCCTTTCCTGATGTCCCAGCCAGTCGCTGGAGTGCTGCTAAGATTCAGTTTGCTAAGGTCAATAACATCGTCAGCGGCGACGATGTGGGCACTTTCCGACCCACGGCAAATGTGACGCGGGTGGAGCTGATGGCTATGATCCGGCGCACGGCAGAGTTCTCGTTGCGATCGCAAGGACTCAATACCGAGTTAGTCCCCACCCAGACAGCGTTCCAGTTTTCTGACATTCAGGGCCATTGGGGAGAATCGCTAATCACCACCATGTCAGCCTACTGTGGCGTCGCCACCCCGCTGAATGAATCGGGAACAGCCTTTGCGCCCAATCAGCCAGCCCTGCGCAACTATGCCTCGGCGGCGCTGGTGCGCTTCTATGACTGTGGCACCGAGGCCCAATAA